From Microbacterium invictum, the proteins below share one genomic window:
- a CDS encoding ThiF family adenylyltransferase: MPLAPLVEPVAALSPAERERTLRHATLAGFGEIGQRRLAAAHVAVIGAGGLGSPVILALAAAGVGTLTVIDDDIVEATNLHRQILHRHADIGAAKLDSAVRAAADLSPETVVHAVPTRLTGDNAAGLLAGADLVVDGSDTFATRTDVAAACEALGIALVWGVLQEFHAQVTVFWSAPPAGTTPVRLRDLYPPGSIGEPPSCSAVGVLGALCLQVGGMLATEAIKLITGIGEPLLGRVAVIDSLRGTQREIPLAPAAITEPRLDAMTPEPTLEIPQLTAEEMLAAQAAGATLLDVREPFETATGIVAESVVIPLADFFADPGQVEGDQVVVICAHGVRAQRAAEVLRARGVEASVLAGGLAAWAS; encoded by the coding sequence ATGCCCCTTGCCCCGCTCGTCGAGCCCGTCGCCGCGCTGTCACCGGCCGAGCGCGAGCGCACGCTGCGGCACGCGACGCTCGCCGGCTTCGGCGAGATCGGTCAGCGCCGCCTCGCCGCCGCGCACGTCGCCGTCATCGGTGCCGGGGGCCTGGGCAGCCCCGTCATCCTCGCCCTGGCGGCGGCCGGAGTCGGCACCCTCACGGTGATCGACGACGACATCGTGGAGGCCACCAACCTGCACCGCCAGATCCTGCACCGCCACGCCGACATCGGGGCCGCCAAGCTCGACTCGGCCGTGCGCGCCGCCGCCGATCTCTCACCGGAGACCGTCGTCCACGCGGTGCCCACACGACTGACCGGCGACAATGCCGCCGGCCTGCTGGCCGGCGCCGACCTCGTCGTCGACGGCAGCGACACCTTCGCGACCCGCACCGACGTCGCCGCCGCGTGCGAGGCGCTCGGCATTGCCCTCGTGTGGGGGGTGCTGCAGGAGTTCCACGCACAGGTCACGGTGTTCTGGTCGGCGCCTCCCGCCGGCACGACCCCGGTGCGCCTGCGTGACCTGTACCCCCCGGGCAGCATCGGCGAACCGCCCTCGTGCAGCGCGGTCGGCGTGCTCGGAGCCCTGTGCCTGCAGGTCGGCGGCATGCTCGCCACCGAGGCCATCAAACTCATCACCGGCATCGGCGAACCCCTCCTCGGACGGGTCGCCGTCATCGACAGCCTGCGCGGGACGCAGCGCGAGATCCCCCTCGCCCCCGCCGCGATCACCGAACCCCGATTGGACGCCATGACCCCGGAGCCCACCCTCGAGATCCCGCAGCTGACCGCCGAAGAGATGCTCGCCGCGCAGGCGGCCGGCGCGACACTGCTCGACGTCCGCGAACCCTTCGAGACCGCGACCGGCATCGTCGCCGAGTCGGTGGTCATCCCCCTGGCCGACTTCTTCGCCGACCCGGGGCAGGTCGAGGGTGATCAGGTCGTGGTGATCTGCGCCCACGGCGTCCGCGCCCAGCGGGCCGCCGAAGTCCTCCGCGCCCGCGGCGTCGAGGCATCGGTGCTCGCCGGCGGCCTGGCCGCCTGGGCGTCATGA
- the modA gene encoding molybdate ABC transporter substrate-binding protein — translation MRRALPFTALLAAVVLTAGCASTPAAPAATDPAPPAAEELTGEVTVFAAASLTASFDDLAAAFTAEHPAVQIVPSYDGSSTLATQIIEGAPVDVFASADEANMQKVVDAGLAADPQLFATNTLTIVVPAGNPAGITGIEDFADESLTIVLCAPEVPCGAASEKVFAAAGVTASVDSFEQNVTAVLTKVATGEADAGLVYVTDAAIGAGDVDTVKTTGADAVVNRYPLVVLDSAPNADAAAAFAEFVVGEAGQTVLAEYGFGAP, via the coding sequence ATGCGTCGTGCCCTTCCCTTCACCGCCCTGCTCGCGGCCGTTGTGCTGACGGCGGGCTGCGCGAGCACTCCCGCGGCACCCGCCGCCACCGATCCGGCGCCGCCGGCCGCGGAGGAGCTGACGGGCGAGGTGACGGTCTTCGCCGCGGCGTCGCTGACAGCCTCGTTCGACGACCTCGCCGCCGCATTCACCGCGGAGCACCCGGCCGTGCAGATCGTGCCCAGCTACGACGGATCGTCCACGCTGGCGACGCAGATCATCGAGGGCGCCCCGGTCGACGTGTTCGCCTCGGCCGACGAGGCCAACATGCAGAAGGTCGTGGATGCGGGCCTGGCCGCAGACCCGCAGCTGTTCGCCACCAACACGCTGACCATCGTGGTGCCCGCCGGCAACCCCGCCGGCATCACCGGGATCGAGGACTTCGCCGATGAGTCGCTCACCATCGTGCTGTGCGCGCCGGAGGTGCCCTGCGGTGCGGCGTCGGAGAAGGTCTTCGCGGCGGCCGGGGTCACGGCATCCGTCGACAGCTTCGAGCAGAACGTGACCGCCGTGCTGACCAAGGTCGCCACCGGCGAGGCCGACGCCGGCCTCGTGTACGTGACCGATGCCGCGATCGGTGCCGGTGATGTCGACACCGTCAAGACGACAGGTGCCGACGCGGTCGTCAACCGCTACCCGCTGGTCGTTCTCGATTCAGCGCCGAACGCCGACGCCGCCGCGGCGTTCGCCGAGTTCGTCGTGGGCGAGGCCGGGCAGACGGTCCTTGCGGAGTACGGCTTCGGCGCACCGTGA
- a CDS encoding molybdopterin molybdotransferase MoeA: MTAPIAVEEQLARVLASTRLLEVETLPVPEARGRTLRQPVRAAVDIPVFDNSAMDGFAVRFADVTDATGAAPVALTVVADLPAGTADDPALRAGEAARIMTGSPVPADADAIVPFEDTAGGLADSLGTVTVQRAPAKAGAHIRRAGEDLRAGDEVLPAGVVFGAWQQGAAGAAGVAEVVVSRCPRVAVISTGTELVAPGSPLRRGQIPESNSVLLAGLVAEAGADLVLRTSVDDEGSQLRDVLAGVLDEVDAVIFSGGVSAGAYEVVKNELAGTMTFSKVAMQPGKPQGFGVAPSGALLFGLPGNPVSAAVSFEVFVRPALLAMQGRAALARPVLRLPASTAWKTPPNRRQYLPATIDRSDPSRWTAGPATAGGSGSHRAGGLGAAEAYVVVPAEVDAVAAGDEVDVWTLEG, translated from the coding sequence ATGACCGCACCGATCGCCGTCGAGGAGCAGCTGGCCCGGGTCCTGGCATCCACGCGCCTACTCGAGGTCGAGACGCTGCCGGTGCCCGAGGCCCGCGGCCGCACGCTGCGGCAGCCGGTGCGCGCGGCCGTCGACATCCCGGTGTTCGACAACTCGGCGATGGACGGGTTCGCGGTGCGGTTCGCCGATGTGACCGATGCCACCGGCGCGGCGCCCGTCGCGCTGACCGTGGTCGCCGATCTTCCCGCCGGCACTGCCGACGATCCGGCGCTGCGTGCCGGTGAGGCCGCGCGGATCATGACCGGTTCGCCGGTGCCGGCCGATGCCGACGCCATCGTGCCGTTCGAAGACACCGCCGGCGGCCTCGCCGATTCGCTCGGCACCGTCACCGTGCAGCGCGCACCGGCGAAGGCGGGTGCGCACATCCGCCGGGCGGGCGAAGACCTGCGCGCCGGCGACGAGGTGCTGCCGGCCGGAGTGGTCTTCGGCGCGTGGCAGCAGGGCGCGGCTGGGGCCGCCGGGGTCGCGGAGGTCGTCGTCTCGCGGTGCCCGCGCGTCGCGGTGATCTCGACCGGCACCGAGCTGGTCGCCCCGGGCTCTCCGCTCCGGCGCGGCCAGATCCCCGAGTCGAACAGCGTGCTGCTGGCCGGACTCGTCGCCGAGGCCGGTGCCGACCTCGTGCTGCGGACGAGCGTCGACGACGAGGGCTCGCAGCTGCGCGATGTGCTGGCCGGCGTGCTCGACGAGGTCGATGCCGTCATCTTCTCGGGTGGGGTCAGCGCCGGCGCCTACGAGGTCGTCAAGAACGAGCTGGCCGGCACGATGACCTTCTCCAAGGTCGCGATGCAGCCCGGCAAGCCGCAGGGGTTCGGCGTCGCACCGTCCGGCGCGCTCCTGTTCGGGCTCCCGGGCAATCCGGTCAGCGCGGCGGTGTCGTTCGAGGTGTTCGTCCGGCCGGCGCTGCTGGCGATGCAGGGGCGCGCGGCGCTGGCGCGGCCGGTGCTGCGCCTGCCGGCATCCACCGCCTGGAAGACCCCGCCGAACCGGCGTCAGTACCTGCCCGCGACGATCGACCGCTCCGACCCGTCGCGCTGGACCGCGGGCCCCGCGACCGCGGGCGGCTCGGGCTCGCACCGCGCCGGCGGCCTGGGTGCGGCCGAGGCGTACGTCGTCGTCCCCGCCGAGGTGGATGCCGTCGCCGCAGGCGACGAGGTCGATGTCTGGACCTTGGAAGGATGA
- the moaC gene encoding cyclic pyranopterin monophosphate synthase MoaC, giving the protein MSFTHLDDAGHARMVDVTAKQPTVRSATARGFVRCAPEVVSALRGGTVPKGDVLAVARIAGIQAAKQTPALLPLAHVIGVHGAVVDLEVTGDGVEISATVRTADRTGVEMEALTAVSVAGLAVVDMVKGMDKGTSIENVRITAKTGGKSGDWVRPE; this is encoded by the coding sequence ATGAGCTTCACACACCTGGACGACGCCGGCCACGCGCGCATGGTCGACGTGACCGCCAAGCAGCCGACCGTCCGCTCGGCGACGGCGCGCGGCTTCGTGCGCTGCGCCCCCGAGGTCGTCTCAGCGTTGCGCGGGGGCACGGTGCCCAAGGGCGATGTCCTGGCCGTCGCGCGGATCGCCGGCATCCAAGCCGCGAAGCAGACGCCCGCCCTGCTGCCGCTCGCGCACGTCATCGGCGTGCACGGCGCGGTCGTCGACCTCGAGGTGACCGGCGACGGCGTCGAGATCTCGGCCACAGTGCGCACCGCCGACCGCACGGGCGTCGAGATGGAGGCCCTCACTGCGGTGTCCGTCGCCGGACTGGCCGTGGTCGACATGGTCAAAGGCATGGACAAGGGCACGTCGATCGAGAACGTGCGGATCACGGCGAAGACGGGCGGCAAGAGCGGCGACTGGGTCCGCCCGGAATGA
- a CDS encoding TOBE domain-containing protein yields MQSFRIAQAAQLLGVSDDTVRRWVDRGVLPTTGETPTTIPGDALAAHAVELRQAAADPTDVLSSARNRFVGLVTRVQVDGVMAQVDIQAGPHRVVSLLSAEAVRELGLEPGSLAVAVIKATNVIVETPGD; encoded by the coding sequence ATGCAGAGCTTCCGCATCGCCCAGGCCGCCCAGCTGCTGGGTGTGAGCGACGACACGGTGCGCCGGTGGGTCGACCGCGGCGTGCTGCCGACGACGGGGGAGACCCCGACGACCATCCCGGGGGATGCGCTGGCCGCGCACGCCGTCGAGCTGCGGCAGGCGGCCGCCGATCCGACCGATGTGCTCTCGAGCGCCCGCAACCGGTTCGTGGGTCTGGTCACCCGCGTCCAGGTGGACGGGGTCATGGCGCAGGTCGACATCCAGGCGGGACCCCACCGGGTCGTGTCGCTGCTGTCGGCCGAAGCGGTGCGAGAGCTCGGCCTGGAACCCGGGTCGCTCGCGGTCGCCGTCATCAAAGCCACCAACGTCATCGTCGAAACCCCAGGAGACTGA
- a CDS encoding ABC transporter permease encodes MDRDVRGFVPQILVVPAVIGIALLVVPLGALIGRVDWSTLWADITDPAALSALSLSLRTALVATIVCLVLGVPLALTIARAGARTAAVLRAVVTVPLVLPPMVGGVALLFLFGRTGWLGPVLAGWGIQIPFSTTAVVLAQVFVAMPFLVLALEGALRSTGVGYEEAAAALGAGRWTILWRVTLPLAAPGLVAGTVLCFARAVGEFGATALFAGNAPGTTRTMPLAIYTAFNGAGVSQGTAVALALLLLVTAVAVLVLVRAWRPGAIR; translated from the coding sequence GTGGATCGCGATGTGCGCGGGTTCGTCCCGCAGATCCTCGTGGTCCCGGCGGTCATCGGGATCGCACTGCTGGTCGTCCCGCTCGGCGCACTGATCGGGCGGGTCGACTGGTCGACGCTGTGGGCTGACATCACCGATCCCGCCGCACTGTCGGCGCTGAGCCTGTCGCTGCGCACGGCGCTGGTCGCGACGATCGTGTGTCTTGTCCTCGGCGTGCCGCTCGCCCTGACGATCGCCCGTGCCGGGGCGCGGACGGCCGCGGTCCTCCGGGCCGTGGTGACCGTGCCGCTCGTTCTGCCGCCCATGGTCGGCGGTGTCGCACTGCTGTTCCTGTTCGGCCGCACCGGGTGGCTCGGGCCCGTGCTGGCCGGCTGGGGCATCCAGATCCCCTTCTCCACGACCGCCGTCGTGCTGGCGCAGGTGTTCGTCGCGATGCCGTTCCTGGTGCTCGCCCTCGAAGGAGCGCTGCGTTCCACGGGCGTCGGCTACGAAGAGGCCGCGGCCGCGCTCGGCGCCGGCCGGTGGACGATCCTGTGGCGGGTCACGCTGCCCCTGGCGGCGCCGGGGCTCGTGGCCGGCACCGTGCTGTGCTTCGCGCGGGCGGTCGGCGAATTCGGTGCGACCGCGCTGTTCGCCGGCAACGCGCCGGGCACCACCCGGACCATGCCCCTCGCGATCTACACCGCGTTCAACGGGGCAGGCGTCTCGCAGGGGACGGCGGTCGCCCTCGCCCTCCTGCTGCTGGTGACCGCCGTCGCGGTACTCGTGCTCGTGCGGGCCTGGCGACCCGGGGCGATCCGATGA